The genomic region AAGAAAAACAATATTTTGTTTTCGATTAGAAACCGTTCGTATTATTTGATCTGTAAAGAATTCCCATCCTATATTTTTATGAGACATAGGAACTCCTTTTCTGACTGTTAATATTGAATTAAGTAATAACACTCCTTGTTTTGCCCAATGAATTAAAGATCCACTATAAGGAAATTTTTTTTCTAAATTTAAAGAATGATTTACTTCTATAAAAATATTTTTTAATGAAGGAGGAAAAGGAATACCATCAGAAACTGAAAAACAAAGACCATCAGCTTGATGATCCTTGTAATAAGGATCTTGTCCTAAGATAACTACTTTTAATTTTTGAAAAGAACAATATTTCAAACAAGAAAATATATTTTCTTGTTTAGGAAAACAAATAAAATGATGATACTCAATTTTAAGAGTTTTTAATAATTTTATAAAATAGGGTTTATGATATTCATCTTTTAATAAAAAATTCCAATCAAAATTGGTATTTTGCATTATTATTAGGTTTATTGTTTTTTGAATTAAAATTCACTATGAATTACATGAATTTTCATGTAAAAGAATTTTTTTTTTCATAAGTTCCTCTATATTTTCATAATGTTTTGGATCCGGAACACAACATTGAACTGGACAAATTATAACACATTGTGGTTGATCATAAAAACCTACACATTCTGTACATTTTTCATGAACGATAAAATATATGTCTTTTTTTTTAGGTTCTTGAAATATAGTTGGATCCAACGTTTTGTTTTTTATCAAAGAAGTTCCATCTGACATTCTCCATTTTTTTCCTCCCTCATAAATAGCTTGATTAGGACATTCGGGTTCACAAGCCCCACAATTTATACATTTTTCTGTAATTTTTATGGACATTTAATTTGAAAAAATTTTAATAATGATTAAAACTTTTGACCGTTTAGGATCTTTTTTAAGAGAAGTTAATAATTTTTATACACATAAAAAATCTTTTTCTCAAGATTATAAAGAATTTTTTCCTCCTTTTCAAGATCTTATTAAAAAAATAACTATTACGAACGATTGGTTTAGAATCGAAGATTTATTAATAACTTTTGATCAATGGGGAAAAAATCTTAAGAAAGAAAAACTAGAATATTGGATGAGTCAATATAAATTGAAAAAAAAAAATATAAAAAAAATTCTTGTTATTATGCCTGGAAACATTCCAATGGTAGGTTTTCATGATTTTTTATGTGTTATTTTATCAGGACATAAAATAATAATTAAACTATCAAAAGAAGATAATCTATTACTTCCATTTTTGTGCAAAATCATAATACATGAAAACCCCATATTAAAAAATAAAATCAAATTTACAAATAACATTTTTTGTGAAAAATTTGATTATGTAATAGCGACTGGAAATCATAATACAGCTCGTTATTTTGAATATTATTTTAAGATATACCCTATGTTACTCAGAAAAAGTAGAACCTCTATTGCTGTCTTACAAGGAAATGAAACAGAAAAAGAATTAATTTATTTAAATCGTGATATATTAACTTATTCAGGAAGAGGATGTCGAAATGTGGGAAAAATATTTATTCCTCATAATTATGATATTCATTTAATATTGAAAAAATCATCTGTATATGAATATGTTACAAAAAATTATAAGTATATAGATAATTATAAATATTATCTATCTATCTATACTATGAACAAAGTTTTTTTTCAAAAAAATCATTTTGTTATTTTCAAAAAAGAAAAAAATGATTACAGCCCAATATCTGTTGTTTATTATGAATTTTATAATAAAAAGAATATTAATCAATTAAAAAAAATAATTTTGGAAAAAAAAGAACACATACAATGCATAGTATCTAAAAACTTTTTAGAAAAAGAAATTTATTTTGGACAGACACAATATCCAAAATTAGAAGACTATTCAGATGAAATTGATACAATTCAATTTTTGAATTGATAAATAATGAGTTGATCTTCATCTAAATTCTTTTTATGAGATTTAATTCCTCTTGTTATTTTAGGTCCCTTTAATCCATTTTTTAACAAAACATTGCATATAAAAATACGACATTCATCCCAAACATTTTCTTTTATAAAATTTTCCAAAGTTTTTTTTCCTCCTTCCACTATTAAAGATAATATTTTCTTTTTATACAAAAAATTTAATATCTGATTGATTATTTTTTTTTCAAAAGAAATTTGAATATACTCTATATTTTTTTTATTTTCTCTATTGATTCCTGTAAATACAATAGTATGTTGAGATCCATCCAAAATAAAAGAAGAATTAGAAATACTCAGTTTTTGATCAATAAAAATTCTAATAGGATTTTTTCCAAACCATTTTCTTACGTTTAGTCTTGGATTGTCATTTAATACAGTTTTCCTTCCTACTAAAATTCCATCCTCCTCAGATCTCCATTTATGATTTAGCTGCCTAGCATATATTCCACTAATCCAATGATTTTTTTTAGTATATGAAGATATAAAACCATCATCACTTTGTGCCCATTTTAATATGATATAAGGACGTTTTTTTTCATAAAAAGTAAAAAAACGTTTATTCAAAATTCTACATTGATCTATCAAAACATTTTCTATAACTTCAATCCCATATTTTTTTAATTTTTTTATTCCTAATCCTTTGACTTTATGACAAGGATCTTGTATTCCCACTACTACTCTTGGTATATTTTTTTTAATAATCAAATCGACACAAGGAGGAGTTTCTCCAAAATGGACACATGGTTCCAATGTAACATATAAAGTACAATCAAAAAATAAATATTTATTTTTTATATTATTAATAGCTAAAAATTCAGCATGATACATTTTTTTTTTGTAATGCCATCCTTCTGACAAAACAATTCCATTTTTTTCTATAACACATCCAACCATAGGGTTTGGAGATGTAAGTCCTAATCCGTTTTTAGCTAGTTGTATAGCTCTTTTCATAAAAATTTCTTTATATTTCATATTATATTTTCCATATCTTCCAAGATTCTTCTGCTTGAAGATATAACATTTCTAATCCATTTTTTATTAAAGCTCCTTTTTTTTCTGCATTTTTCAAAAACAAGGTCTTATTAGGATTATAAACCATATCATAAAAATAATGTTCATAAGATACGTGTTGATAAGGTAAATATGGACATGAATTTATATTAGGATATGTTCCTATAGGAGTACAATTGATAATAATTTTATATTCTTTCAATAAATTTTTATTTATATCTTCATAAACTAAAAAACCTTTATTTTTGTTTCTAGAAACATATTGATATGAAATTTCTAATTTTTTTAAAACAAATGAAACTGTTTTAGAAACACCTCCAGTTCCTAAAATTAGAGCTTTTAAATTTTTTTTATTATGAAATTGGATTAACCCTTTTTTAAAAGAACATTCAAAACCTAAAACATCTGTGTTAAAACCAGTTATGCATTGATCATTAATTTTTATCACATTTACAGATCCTATAGATTTTGCTTCAGACGTAATTTTAGTTAAAAAAGAAATTATACTCTTTTTGTAAGGAATAGTTACATTACATCCTTTTAGATAAGGATTTTGAAAGATTAACGATACATTTTCGATTTTAGGAATATCAAAAATTTCATAATCAACATTGAAAATAAATTCTTTTTTAAATTTTTTTAAAAAAAATTTTCTCGAAAAAGAATATTCAATATTTTTTCCTATCAAACCATAAATTTGGGTTATTTTATTTATCATAAAATAAAAATCTATTCTTCTTTCTTCAATTTCATACGTTCTATATATTTTGCTCTCAATATTTCATTTCTTCTTCCTTCAGAAGGTTTTATATATTGTTGTTTTTCTCGAAACTCTTTTAGAATACGAGTTTTATCAAATTTTTTTTTACACTTTTTTAAAGCTTTTTCAATTGATTCTCCTTCTCTAATAGTGGTAATTAAGATCATAAAATTGAATAAATAATTTTTGTGGACATTATCGGATTTGAACCGATGACCTCTATTCTGTCAAAATAGTGCTCTAAACCTACTGAGCTAAATGTCCTTTAAAATCAACAAAATTAAGTATTTTTTGATATATAATGGATTACAATTTATTTTATGTCCTGCAATATTCTAAATAAATCTATAAAATATTTAAAAGGATTGAGTTTAAGAAAAGCTGATTTATTTAATCATGAATTAAACCTTTATACATACGAAGATTTACTTTTTTTTTATCCTAAAAAGTATACATATTTATCTACAAAAAAAATATCAGAATTATCAAATCATAATCATAATGATTTTGTCAAAATAATAGGAAAAATTCATAAGATTGAAGAAATCAACTATAAAAATAAAAAAGGAAAAATGTTAGTCGCTTCTTTGGAAGATAGAACAGGTTTGATTGAATTAGTTTGGTTTCAAAAAAATAATTTTATAAAAAAAAATATAACAGAAAATATTAGAGTAATCGTTTATGGAAAAATAAATTATTTTCAAGATAAACTTCAAATCATTCATCCCAATATTAAAGAATTTAATGATTCAATAGAAAATCATTCTATATTTCCTGTATATTCTATTCCTAAAAACTTGATAAAAAAAGGAATTAATAATTTTTTTATGATCAGTTTGTTACAAAATCTTATAAAGGAATTAAAAAATGATATTAGTGAATTTTTTTTTCAAGATTTTATGAATAAAAAATTAATGTCAAGAAAAAAAGCTTTAATTCAAATTCATTTTCCAAAATCTTTAGATTTTTTATTACAAGCACAATATTCTTTAAAATTTGAAGAGTTATTTTTATTAAAACTATTTTTTTTATCTAAAAAAGAAAAAGAAATCGTATACAGTTATCCTTTTACAAAATTAGGTAAGAATTTTCATAATTTTTACAAATATTTTATACCTTTTACTCTAACAACAGAACAAAAAAAAGTGTTTAAAGAGATATGGATTGATTTAAAAAAAAACACTCAAATGAATAGATTATTACAAGGAGAGGTGGGGTGTGGTAAAACTATTATAGCTATATTGTCAATGCTTGTAGCTTTAGATAACGGATTTCAATCTTGTTTAATGGCTCCTACTGAAGTTTTAGCTATACAACATTATTCTTCTATCAAGAAAATGGTTTCAACAATTGGAATTAAAATCGCCTTATTAACAAGTTCTATTTCTGATTCTATTCGAAAATCTTTATATCATGAAATATTAAAGGGACAAATTTCTATTGTAATAGGAACCCATTCTTTAATTCAAGAAAAAGTTAAATTCAAAAATCTTGGATTAGCAATCATAGATGAAGAACAACGTTTCGGAGTAGAGCAAAGAGAAAAAATTTGTAAAAAAGATAATAAAGCTCCTCATATACTCATTATGACAGCTACTCCAATTCCTAGAACTTTAGCAAAAATTATTTACCATGATTTGAATATTTCTATTATAAAAGAATTGCCTTTAGGAAGAAAACCTATTAAAACTATTCATTTTTTTAACAAAAATCGAGATCAAGCTTTTAAAATAGTGAAAGAACAAATTTCAAAGGGAAGACAAATTTATATTATATATCCCACAATTAATACTTCTTTAAAGTATAAAAATTTAATGAAAGGATATCAAGAAATTAGAGAAAAGTTTAAAAATTTAGAAAAAAAGATTGGAATTTTACATGGTGAAATGAATTTTCAAGAAAAAAATATACAAATTAATCGATTTTTATGTGGAGAAACTAAAATTTTAATAGCAACTACAGTTATAGAAGTAGGAGTGAACGTTCCTAATGCGTCCGTTATTTTAATAGAAAATGCAAATTTTTTCGGATTGTCTCAATTACATCAATTGAGGGGAAGAGTAGGAAGAGGAATTCATCAAAGTTATTGTATTCTTGTCACTGATCATAAAATTAGTGTAGAAGGTTTTTTTAGAATCAAAAAAATGTGTGAAACAAATAAAGGATTAGAAATAGCTAAAGAAGATTTAAAATTACGTGGTGGTGGAGACTTAATAGGAACAAAACAAAGTGGAAAAAATTATTTTTGTATTGTAAATCTGATCAGAGATTATAAATTGATAAAAGAAGTTTTCCCGATTGCTAAAAATTTTTTTCATAAAAATCCTAATTTTTTTAATAATAAAAAAAATATTTTTTACGAATACTATAAAAAAAAATGGAAAAATTTAATGAATAAACACCATGAATTATCTAAATAAAGATCAACATAAAATCATAGAAACCTTTAATGTTCCTATTTTAGTTATTGCTGGAGCAGGATCTGGAAAAACTCGTGTTATTACACACCGTATTGTTCACATGATTCAAAATAAGGGAATATCTCCTTTTAATATATTGGCTTTGACTTTTACCAAAAAAGCTGCTAAAGAAATGAAAAGTCGTATTTCTAACATGATGATCAATCCCAACAATTTGAATCAAATCACATTGGGAACTTTTCATTCCATATTTTCTAGTATTTTAAGAAAAGAATCCCATTATCTAGGGTTTAAGTCAAATTATACCATTTATGATCATAAAGATTCAGAAAATGTAATCAAAAAAATATTAGAAAATGTAGATGTATTTTTTAATTATAAAGAAATAAGAAGAAAAATTTCTGAATATAAAAATAATTTATATTATTTATTATGTGATAAACAAAAATTAGAAAATAAAAAATTAGAACTTTTTACTAAAATATATGAATCTTATATAAAGCGTTGTTTTCAAGCAAATGCTTTAGATTTTGATGATATATTGCTTTATACTAATCATTTATTTTTTCATTATCCAAAGGTACTTGAAAAATATCAAAATCAATTTAAATACATATTAATTGATGAATTTCAAGATACAAATTTATCTCAATATACTATTATAAAAAATTTGGTTTCTAAACACAAAAATCTTTTTGTAGTAGGAGATGATGCTCAAAGTATTTATGCTTTTCGTGGAGCTAATATTTCAAATATATTAAATTTTAATGTTGATTATAGTAATGCTAAAATTTTTCGTCTTGAACAAAATTATCGTTCCACTAATTATATCGTACAAGCTTCTAATAGTATCATTTCTTTTAATCAAAATCAAATTTTGAAAAAAACATGGACAAATAATGAAAAAGGAGAAAAAATAAAAATATATTGTGCTTTTTCTGAACTCGAAGAAGCAGAATATATCGCTTCTTCTATTCTTTCAATAAAAAAGAAAACAAATTTTCAATTTGAAAATATTGCTATTCTTTACAGAGCAAATGTTCAATCACATATTATAGAATCTTCTCTTAAAAAAAAAAATATTCCATATCATATATATGGATCCATACCGTTTGAAAAAAAAAAGGAAATTCGAGATGTTTTGGCGTTTCTTAGGATCATTGTGAATTCAAATGATGAAGAATCTTTATTACGTATTATAAAAAATTTAAATCCCAAAATCACGAAAAACATATTGAATTTATCCAAAAAAAAAGAAGCCCAAGTTTATGAAATAATTAAAAATATTGAAAATTATCAATGTTATTTAAAAATAAATAATAAAACGAAAAATAAATTCGTCAATTTATTTTTGACAATAGAAAAACTGCGTATTAGTTTAGAACAAGAAAACGCATATATCATAGCAAAAAATGTAGTAAGTTTTTTGTTAAAAGAAAATTATAAAAATTATAAAAACGAATATTTTCAATATATACTTGATAATATATTTCAATACGTTCAAGATCAAAAAAAATTAAAAAATGAAGGGGATTCAAGTTTAGCTGGGTTCATTCAATGTTTTTATATGGAAATACATGAAAATATTCATCATAAAGACAATGAAAAAAACAAAATTTCATTAATGACAATTCATTTATCTAAAGGATTAGAATTCTCCATTGTGTTTATTACAGGATTAGAAGAAAATTTGTTTCCATCCAAATCTAGTTTAGAAGATCCGTTTAAAATCGAGGAAGAACGTCGTTTATTTTATGTTGCTTTGACTCGAGCCCAAAAAAAAGTAGTACTTACTTATACAAAGTATAGATTTATATGGGGAAAGAAAAAAAAGAATATACCTAGTCGTTTCATTAACGAACTTAATAAAAACTTTATTGATATAGAAAATCATAAATCTATATTAGAAAAAAAAAAATTAATTCTTTAAATCATTTTAATATTAATCATCAAAATTCTAAATGTTTAGAAATTAAAAAAGGAATAAAAGTTTTTCACAAAAATTTTGGAGTAGGAACTATTATAGAATTACAAAATCAAAATCAAATAGCTCTAATAAAATTTCAAAAATCAGGAAAAAAAAGAATTTTGATAAAATTGAATAAACTTGTTATTTGCTCATAACAAAAATTTATGGATGATTCAAAAAAAATTAAATTAAACTTTTATTTTCAGAAAATAATTTGTTTTGTCGCGATTATTTTATTTTTCATAAAATTAGTGACTTGGCATATTACTTCTTCCCTTTCTATATTTAGTGATGCAATGGAAAGTTTGATTAATATTATTAGTGGTTTTATCGGATTATGTAGTCTTTATATATCATCTTTACCTAAGGATCAAAATCATCCATATGGACATGGTAAAATAGAATTTATATCAACAGCTATAGAAGGTTTTTTAATTTCTGTAGTAGGAATTTCTGTTTTTATAAATACTTTTATACGTATTAAATATAATATGTATGAAGTTATTTTATCGAGATTAGATTATGGTATTTTTTTGATGTTTTTTACTGGAATTATTAATTATTTTTTAGGATTTTTAGCCTGTAAAATAGGAAATCAGAATGGAGCCTTGACATTAATTGCTAGTGGAAAACACCTTCAAATTGACACTTATTCTACTTTTGGAATAGTTGTAGGATTAATTTTACTGAATGTAACCAAATGTATATGGATAGATCCTATTATTTCTATTATTTTCTCATCCTTAATTTTGTATACGGGATTCAAATTGTTGAGAAATGCTACAGCTGGAATTATGGATGAATATGATAAAAAACTTTTAAAAAAATTGTCTTTATATCTTAACGAAAAAAGAGATATTAATTGGATAGATCTTCATCATTTGAAAATCATTAAATATGGAAGTGCATTGCACATAGATTGTCATCTAACCGTTCCATGGTTTTTTAATATAAAAGAAGCAAATCAAGAAGTAAAAAAGTTAACTCAATTGACTAAAAATGAATTTGGATCTAAAGTAGAATTATCGGCTCACATTGAGGCTTGTTCTAATAATCATTGTACGTTTTGTTTAAATCATTATTGTCAAGTAAGAAAAAATGTTTTTCAAAAAAAAATTCTTTGGACTCTAGATAAAACATCTTATTATAACAACAACAATAAAAATCCTAAACTTTAAATAGATATTATGGAATACAACACGAATCGTTTAAAATTGGTAATCCCAGAATATGGGAGAAATATTCATAAAATGATAGATCACGCCATACAAATAAAAAACAGAAATAAAAGGAATCGTTGTGCATGGGAGATTATTAAATTAATGACGAGTTCTATTCATACTACTAAATTTCATAAATCAATTCCTTATTTACAACATAAATTATGGAATCAACTTTTTATTATGTCCAAATATCAATTGGATATTGATACTCCTTTTCCTATTCCTAAACCCACCTCAAAAGAAATCTACAAAATAAATTTATGTAATACTAAAAAAGTAGTGTATCCTGAATATTTAACAAATTTTAGATATTATGGAAAAATCATAAGAGATATGATACATGCAGCAATACGTTGTAAAGATACACAAAAAAAAGAAGGGTTATTTTATGCTATTGCTAATACAATGAAAAAAAATTATTTAAGATGGAATAAAAACATGGTGGAAGATGATGTGATATTTAAAGATTTAAAAAAACTTTCAGAGGGAAAGATATGTTTAATGAAAAATGTAGATTCTTTATTACAAAGTTCTCATATTTTAAAATATAGAAAAAATATAAATATGACTAAAAGAAAAGATTATAAATATGACTAAAAGAAAAGATAATTAAAATATACAAACTTATTTTTATAATGGGAACTTTTAAAATAAAAGGAGGAGTTCCTTTAAAAGGAGAAATTCAACCACAAGGATCTAAAAACGAATCTTTACAGGTATTATGTGCCGTATTATTAACTTCAGAAAAGTTAAGAATTAAAAACATACCAGAAATAGGAGATGTTAAATGTATGATGAAAATTCTGAAAGATCTTGGAGTTTTAGTCATAAAAAATGGAATTGGAGATTATACTTTTCAAGCAAAAAATATAAACATTGAATATTTAAATACGAAAAGATTTCGTGAATATGGAAAATCTATCAGAGGATCAATTATGATTGCAGGACCTTTACTTTCTAGATTTGGAAAGGTTTGTATTCCAATTCCTGGAGGAGATAGAATAGGTAGACGACGTATAGATGCTCATTTAACAGGACTAAAATTATTAGGAAGTAATATATACTATCATAATGAATACAAATATTTTGATTTACGTATAAATAAAAACAATTTGATTGGAGAATATATTTTAATGGAAGAAGCTTCTATTACAGGAACAGCTAACGTCATTATGGCTGCAACTTTGGCTAAAGGAAAAACGACCATATACAATGCCGCTTGTGAACCTTATATTCAACAATTATGCAAATTGTTAAATAAAATGGGAGCAAAAATTAAAGGAATAGGATCTAATTTAATTAATATAACTGGAGTTAAAGAATTAGGAGGATGTTCTCATACTATATTACCTGATATGATAGAAATAGGAAGTTGGATAGGATTAGCTGCTATTACTTGTTCCGAAATTAGAATTAAAAATGTTAATTGGAAAAATTTAGGAATTATACCTAATACATTTCAAAAAATGGGAATTAAATTAGAAAAAGAAAAGGATAATATTTATATTCCATCACAAAAATCTTATCAAATAAAAAAATCATTTAATAATGCAATATTAACAATATCCGATGCACCATGGCCTGGATTAACTCCAGATTTATTAAGCATTTTAACTGTAGTAGCGACTCAAGCGAAAGGAAGTGTTTTAATTCATCAGAAAATGTTTGAGAGTAGATTATTTTTCGTAGATAAGCTTATTGAAATGGGAGCACAAATCATATTATGTGATCCTCATAGAGCTACTGTTATAGGATTAGATCATCAATATACTCTTAGAGGAGCGACATTAAATTCACCAGATATAAGAGCAGGAATATCTCTACTTATAGCAGCTCTTTCGGCTAAAGGAACTAGTGTTATTCAAAATATAGAACAAATAGATAGAGGATATGAAAATATAGATAAAAGATTACGTATTTTAGGAGCAAACATTCTAAGAATGAAATGATAAAGTCATTTTTTTTACAATTAACTTGATTGAAAAGATACATTTTAATTTCATAAATAATATATTATTTATCTCCATCATTTTTTTCACAATTTTTGAGTGAATATATGAAAAACAATAAAATAATATGAAACATATGTATTTATTTCAGAATCATATAATATAACTTTATATGTCATATAATTTAAATAGATAAATTGAATGAAAAAGATAAGAAAAAAATAATAATGAAAAATTATGGCAAAATTTGAATATATAACTAAAGAAGGATTAGAAAAATTACAAAAAGAAATAGAGAGACTAGAAAACATAGAACGTCCAAAAATATCTATGCAAATAGCAGAAGCTAGAGATAAAGGTGATTTATCAGAAAATGCGGAATATGACGCAATAAAAGAAGCTCAAGGTTTTTTAGAAATGAATATA from Blattabacterium cuenoti harbors:
- the murA gene encoding UDP-N-acetylglucosamine 1-carboxyvinyltransferase — encoded protein: MGTFKIKGGVPLKGEIQPQGSKNESLQVLCAVLLTSEKLRIKNIPEIGDVKCMMKILKDLGVLVIKNGIGDYTFQAKNINIEYLNTKRFREYGKSIRGSIMIAGPLLSRFGKVCIPIPGGDRIGRRRIDAHLTGLKLLGSNIYYHNEYKYFDLRINKNNLIGEYILMEEASITGTANVIMAATLAKGKTTIYNAACEPYIQQLCKLLNKMGAKIKGIGSNLINITGVKELGGCSHTILPDMIEIGSWIGLAAITCSEIRIKNVNWKNLGIIPNTFQKMGIKLEKEKDNIYIPSQKSYQIKKSFNNAILTISDAPWPGLTPDLLSILTVVATQAKGSVLIHQKMFESRLFFVDKLIEMGAQIILCDPHRATVIGLDHQYTLRGATLNSPDIRAGISLLIAALSAKGTSVIQNIEQIDRGYENIDKRLRILGANILRMK